In Stieleria varia, one genomic interval encodes:
- a CDS encoding HsdM family class I SAM-dependent methyltransferase, with translation MKLSTVKTQLVACGYRPDWLRHDYRFRDDQTVKPLVGFAQLPFDARSSCIAVLESEGDPRREVEQCRATGAPLVFVCTDNSLLWWTQGVGKAQFKESISEDRVEEFFKDRKDDFSPNAIYRAKTWGRFRSEFQLSFVDAGLMPLVEEEVGTSLERLIERNVTTTKSRLGWDAISEQQGHWLLKSVFWLVSAKILRDKEVPNFEQLDLLDVDAVFAALAGHYGTPAIPISSKAKHNAIALVAQDIARFSNLAMTTTEALAYVYENTLISKATRAELGTHSTPAYLVDYIVGHLSDWIQEIPEENRSVFEPACGHAAFLVSAMRLLTELLPENKATPGRRRQYLRKRIHGLDKDAFALELARLALTLTDLPNPDGWDLEAEDMFLTDDIETQAKSSTIVLANPPFENFSETELQHYAARGAPPTVHNKAVEMLRRTLANMQPGSVFGFVMPQSMLHGRFARDVRKSMLEDFELREISLFADNVFSFADVESAVLIGRRTARAKASSSKVLFQRVREWEMDRFRSAYESSNPKHVPQTRFVEDNEWDMRVPDLEEVWSHLAENVAIAKLATMGKGLEYKGKFLEKGSETISIEPFGQSVQGFAKFSPPDVALHSLPTMYFMSLDEQVIRRPQTGTTTCTPQLLVNYAPVSRGPWRLKALLDEKGHPVTSRFITVRSEKLSLQAVWAILNSPIANAFAFSYLGKRDNIVGVMRKIPMPSTSDFAAVHAAVDRYFDAARSDESAKITQQLLAEVDAAVLRQYNLPIDLEYQLLSLFDGWDRLGVPFKQSVLLPKSLAGKVRFSDFVRYEKDWRKTNRRRGHLIDKKIDETITKDERMELEGLQAYAEYYLDRETPLPMGELEKAENLLLASAANKGDER, from the coding sequence ATGAAACTTAGCACCGTCAAAACGCAGCTCGTCGCTTGTGGCTATCGTCCTGATTGGTTGCGTCACGACTACCGATTCCGAGATGACCAAACGGTGAAGCCGTTGGTGGGGTTCGCTCAGTTGCCGTTTGATGCACGCAGTTCTTGCATCGCAGTGCTAGAGTCAGAGGGCGATCCAAGACGCGAAGTTGAGCAATGTCGTGCGACTGGGGCTCCGCTGGTTTTTGTCTGCACAGACAATTCGTTGCTCTGGTGGACTCAGGGAGTCGGCAAAGCGCAATTCAAAGAATCCATCAGCGAAGATCGAGTCGAAGAATTTTTCAAGGATCGAAAAGACGACTTCTCACCCAACGCGATCTACCGTGCGAAAACTTGGGGCAGATTCCGTAGCGAATTTCAACTGAGCTTCGTTGACGCCGGATTGATGCCGTTGGTCGAGGAGGAAGTTGGCACTTCACTGGAACGGCTGATTGAACGAAACGTGACGACAACAAAGTCGCGACTCGGGTGGGATGCAATCTCCGAACAGCAAGGCCACTGGCTGCTGAAGTCGGTCTTCTGGCTGGTGTCGGCAAAGATTCTGAGAGACAAAGAGGTACCAAATTTCGAGCAACTCGATTTATTGGATGTCGACGCCGTGTTTGCGGCGCTTGCCGGCCACTATGGGACACCCGCCATACCGATTAGCTCCAAGGCGAAGCATAATGCGATTGCTCTCGTTGCTCAGGACATTGCACGATTCAGCAACCTTGCGATGACAACGACGGAAGCGTTGGCATACGTCTATGAGAATACATTGATCTCCAAGGCAACTCGCGCCGAATTGGGGACGCACAGCACACCGGCGTACTTGGTCGACTACATCGTTGGTCATCTTTCCGATTGGATTCAGGAAATCCCAGAGGAAAACCGCAGCGTGTTCGAGCCTGCGTGCGGCCACGCGGCATTCTTGGTTTCGGCGATGCGATTGCTGACAGAATTGCTTCCCGAAAACAAAGCAACGCCCGGCAGGCGACGGCAGTACCTTCGCAAACGGATTCATGGACTCGACAAAGACGCCTTTGCGTTGGAACTGGCTCGCTTGGCATTGACGCTGACCGATCTGCCGAACCCCGATGGTTGGGATTTGGAAGCGGAAGACATGTTCCTCACAGATGACATCGAGACTCAAGCGAAGTCCAGCACGATCGTCTTGGCGAATCCACCGTTCGAGAATTTTTCGGAGACCGAACTACAGCACTATGCGGCGAGAGGGGCGCCACCGACCGTTCACAACAAAGCTGTCGAGATGTTGCGGCGGACTTTGGCGAACATGCAACCGGGCAGCGTTTTTGGGTTTGTGATGCCGCAGTCGATGCTTCACGGTCGCTTCGCTCGTGACGTGCGGAAGTCGATGCTGGAAGATTTCGAGTTGCGTGAAATTTCGCTTTTCGCCGATAACGTCTTTAGCTTTGCCGACGTTGAATCCGCCGTGCTCATTGGCCGACGAACAGCAAGGGCGAAAGCATCAAGCTCGAAGGTGCTTTTTCAGCGAGTCCGCGAATGGGAAATGGATCGCTTTCGATCAGCCTACGAGTCGTCAAATCCAAAGCATGTGCCGCAGACACGGTTTGTGGAGGACAACGAATGGGATATGAGAGTCCCTGATTTGGAAGAAGTGTGGTCGCATCTGGCAGAGAATGTTGCAATCGCAAAGCTGGCAACAATGGGTAAGGGACTTGAGTACAAAGGGAAGTTTTTGGAGAAAGGGTCGGAGACAATTTCGATCGAGCCATTCGGCCAGTCGGTTCAAGGCTTTGCAAAATTCTCGCCGCCGGATGTTGCATTGCATTCGCTCCCGACGATGTATTTCATGAGTCTCGATGAGCAAGTTATTCGCCGACCTCAAACAGGGACCACCACTTGCACCCCTCAGCTACTTGTAAACTACGCACCTGTATCTCGAGGTCCATGGCGACTCAAAGCACTTCTCGATGAGAAAGGCCATCCGGTTACAAGTCGTTTTATCACGGTGCGATCAGAGAAGCTGTCACTGCAAGCCGTATGGGCAATTCTCAATTCGCCAATCGCGAACGCCTTTGCATTCTCCTACCTTGGTAAGCGCGACAACATCGTTGGCGTTATGCGAAAGATACCGATGCCATCGACATCTGACTTTGCCGCGGTGCACGCGGCGGTCGATCGGTATTTTGACGCAGCACGAAGTGACGAATCGGCTAAAATCACGCAGCAACTTCTGGCGGAGGTCGATGCTGCTGTCCTGCGCCAATACAACCTGCCCATCGATCTCGAATACCAGCTTCTTTCACTCTTCGATGGTTGGGATCGACTGGGTGTGCCATTCAAGCAATCCGTCCTGCTTCCCAAATCGCTTGCTGGCAAAGTTCGCTTCAGCGACTTCGTGCGTTATGAAAAAGACTGGCGGAAAACGAATCGACGTCGTGGCCATTTGATCGACAAGAAGATCGACGAAACGATCACCAAAGACGAACGGATGGAACTGGAAGGACTTCAAGCGTACGCCGAGTATTACTTGGATCGCGAGACGCCGTTACCAATGGGCGAATTGGAAAAGGCCGAAAATCTTCTGTTGGCGAGTGCCGCGAATAAAGGTGACGAACGTTGA
- a CDS encoding HNH endonuclease signature motif containing protein, with product MIQGFDYPTEPHVRRHGPAGYTNYESYRPWLRDEFLFRCVYCLNREKWCSDAIAFNIDHFLPVSVSPDLSCEYTNLLYACARCNLAKSDIVGIADPCQVAYGDCLVIRRTGVIQPLNKHGIKIADSLALNMESRVDARYRWIRLLEDLRASMPDHYREYVGFPTLLDDLRPPRLRPPFNSIPDSVNDCFFVQREENRIASTY from the coding sequence TTGATTCAAGGCTTTGATTATCCCACGGAGCCACACGTAAGACGACATGGCCCCGCGGGCTACACCAACTACGAAAGCTACCGGCCATGGCTGCGCGATGAGTTTCTATTCCGCTGCGTCTATTGCCTGAATCGTGAGAAATGGTGCTCCGACGCTATCGCTTTCAATATCGACCACTTTTTGCCTGTTTCGGTCTCGCCTGATCTGAGTTGCGAGTACACGAACTTGCTGTACGCATGTGCTCGTTGCAATCTAGCGAAATCGGACATTGTTGGCATTGCTGATCCTTGCCAAGTTGCGTACGGCGACTGTCTGGTGATTAGGAGAACGGGAGTGATCCAGCCGCTTAACAAGCACGGCATCAAAATTGCCGATTCACTGGCGTTGAACATGGAGTCCCGAGTTGATGCACGATATCGATGGATTCGGCTTCTCGAAGATTTGCGTGCCTCGATGCCTGATCACTACCGTGAGTACGTGGGGTTCCCAACACTTCTTGACGATCTGCGGCCACCTCGACTCCGTCCGCCATTCAACAGTATCCCCGATAGCGTGAACGATTGCTTTTTTGTGCAGCGGGAAGAAAATCGAATTGCTTCGACCTACTAA
- the tnpA gene encoding IS66 family insertion sequence element accessory protein TnpA — MTRSPDPELRRWWQQLLDAFDPDRSTVSQFCRDNRISITSFYKWRKRLQQSNRRPGNENKRLIPVRIVDHQELLSQCAARIHFSDDSQMEIMGSHAFLVPQIAAVLANAQCRQALTDEATS, encoded by the coding sequence ATGACTCGCTCTCCAGATCCTGAACTGCGCCGATGGTGGCAGCAGTTACTTGATGCCTTTGACCCTGATCGGTCCACTGTCTCGCAGTTTTGTCGCGACAATCGGATCTCCATCACTTCCTTCTACAAGTGGCGGAAGCGACTGCAGCAATCGAACCGACGACCCGGCAATGAGAACAAACGCTTGATTCCCGTGCGGATTGTCGATCACCAAGAACTACTCAGCCAGTGCGCCGCACGCATTCACTTTTCCGATGACTCCCAGATGGAGATCATGGGCTCCCATGCCTTTCTTGTGCCCCAGATCGCTGCCGTGCTTGCCAACGCTCAATGCAGGCAAGCCCTGACAGATGAGGCAACATCATGA
- the tnpB gene encoding IS66 family insertion sequence element accessory protein TnpB (TnpB, as the term is used for proteins encoded by IS66 family insertion elements, is considered an accessory protein, since TnpC, encoded by a neighboring gene, is a DDE family transposase.) yields MIGLPQGTKVLFFTAPTDMRKSHCGLSGLIRNELGGDPADGTLFLFLNRRRDRLKALYWDRDGLALWYKRLEQGTYERFRTTEDSKAIEIDATDLAMLLSGVSIQSAKRRKRFSRAA; encoded by the coding sequence ATGATCGGCCTCCCGCAAGGCACCAAAGTCCTCTTTTTCACCGCGCCCACGGACATGAGGAAAAGCCACTGTGGGCTCTCAGGTCTCATCCGCAATGAACTCGGTGGCGATCCCGCTGACGGAACACTCTTCTTGTTCCTTAACCGCAGACGTGATCGACTCAAAGCCCTTTATTGGGACCGAGACGGACTGGCTCTTTGGTACAAACGTTTGGAACAGGGAACCTACGAAAGGTTCCGAACCACCGAAGACTCCAAAGCCATTGAGATCGACGCAACCGACTTGGCGATGTTGCTCAGTGGAGTTTCGATTCAGTCAGCCAAGAGAAGAAAACGCTTCAGCCGGGCTGCTTGA
- the tnpC gene encoding IS66 family transposase: MPNANEIRRENQRLKRELSRREALLAQRESKFEQQLSTREKELTEQFDQRVRELTEQFQNRMNEVNRLHEEEIEQLKLEQKLLIERVFAHKSERYIDNPNQLLLELTSDDKEFNLQVQDAVEGLQIAADEVNDTPPRPPRKKIKKQGDGKFPEHMVKDIIDVDLSEEEKEGLKHIGYDPVHKLHMKRPEFWVVETRYHKYVDPSKEKPGVQSPPREEKQGFVKGDHYDSSVVAEIITNRFGYHQPFYRLQDLFGVSGWVPSRSTLSNLQSSAANLIKPFFDYLLVCVLQDSVIGTDDTGVKLLLPKVVPGIDPNDPKSGRAHEVISEAIRQGKRHVNAKMWAYRGVTVPINLFDFTVSRHRDGPDLFFIDSGFKGTLLGDCYGANTGIEMRSRGEVVHAACNAHARRGFKEALRTHEAHGRFFLGCYQELYDIEDRGAVMDADARLELRQSESCAVWNRMRDYIATKTLDLLPKDKMQSAINYVTNQWEALTRYMSDPLIPFDNNESEQLMRQVALGRKNWLFVGSVKSGCEMTWLMSLVSSAIRNHLHVSVYVKDVLDSLLAGSTDYERLRPDVWGEQNPEHRREYRTAEREAKMKRKREQRAIRRLLRQNT; encoded by the coding sequence ATGCCAAATGCAAATGAAATCCGACGAGAAAACCAACGACTCAAGCGAGAACTGTCTCGCCGAGAGGCGCTCCTTGCACAACGTGAAAGCAAGTTCGAGCAGCAGCTCAGCACGCGAGAAAAAGAGCTCACCGAGCAATTTGATCAGCGGGTCCGCGAGCTCACCGAGCAGTTCCAGAATCGCATGAACGAAGTCAATCGACTTCACGAAGAAGAGATCGAACAACTCAAGCTGGAACAGAAGCTTCTCATCGAACGTGTCTTTGCGCACAAGAGCGAGCGTTACATCGACAACCCCAATCAGTTGCTGTTGGAGTTGACCAGCGATGACAAGGAATTCAACTTGCAAGTGCAAGATGCCGTCGAAGGACTTCAAATTGCTGCGGACGAAGTCAACGACACGCCGCCCCGACCGCCCAGAAAGAAGATCAAAAAGCAGGGCGATGGCAAGTTCCCCGAGCACATGGTCAAGGACATCATTGACGTTGACTTGAGTGAAGAAGAAAAAGAGGGTCTCAAGCACATCGGCTACGATCCGGTTCACAAACTGCACATGAAACGGCCCGAGTTCTGGGTCGTGGAAACGCGGTACCACAAGTATGTGGATCCGAGCAAGGAAAAGCCGGGCGTTCAGAGCCCTCCACGAGAAGAAAAGCAGGGCTTTGTCAAAGGCGACCACTACGACAGTAGCGTCGTCGCCGAAATCATCACCAATCGATTCGGCTACCATCAACCGTTCTACCGACTGCAAGATCTCTTTGGGGTCAGCGGCTGGGTTCCTTCGCGAAGCACGCTTTCCAATCTACAGTCTTCGGCGGCAAACCTGATCAAACCGTTTTTTGATTACTTGCTCGTGTGCGTGCTGCAAGACTCTGTGATCGGGACGGACGACACCGGGGTAAAACTGTTGCTTCCCAAGGTGGTCCCCGGCATCGACCCCAATGATCCTAAGAGCGGACGTGCCCACGAGGTGATCAGCGAAGCGATCCGCCAAGGCAAACGGCACGTCAATGCCAAGATGTGGGCGTACCGTGGTGTGACGGTTCCGATCAACTTGTTCGACTTCACGGTCAGCCGTCACCGCGACGGCCCCGACCTGTTCTTTATCGATTCAGGTTTCAAGGGGACGTTACTTGGAGATTGTTACGGAGCAAACACAGGCATCGAAATGCGTTCGCGGGGTGAAGTGGTTCACGCGGCATGCAATGCGCATGCGCGTCGAGGGTTCAAGGAAGCACTGCGGACACACGAAGCGCACGGAAGATTCTTCCTGGGGTGTTATCAAGAACTGTACGACATAGAAGACCGCGGCGCGGTAATGGATGCTGATGCGCGACTGGAGCTTCGGCAATCAGAATCATGCGCGGTGTGGAATCGGATGCGCGACTACATCGCAACGAAGACCCTGGATCTATTGCCCAAGGACAAGATGCAATCGGCGATCAACTACGTCACCAACCAGTGGGAAGCATTGACGCGTTACATGAGCGATCCGCTGATCCCATTTGACAACAACGAGAGCGAGCAACTGATGCGTCAGGTGGCGTTGGGCCGTAAGAACTGGTTGTTCGTGGGCAGCGTCAAGAGCGGATGCGAGATGACTTGGTTGATGTCGCTGGTCAGCAGTGCGATTCGAAATCACTTGCACGTGTCGGTCTACGTGAAAGATGTGTTGGATTCCCTGCTTGCGGGCTCGACAGACTACGAGCGTCTTCGCCCGGACGTCTGGGGAGAGCAAAACCCGGAGCATCGTCGTGAATACCGCACAGCGGAGCGGGAGGCCAAAATGAAACGCAAACGCGAACAACGCGCCATCCGCCGCCTACTCAGGCAAAACACCTGA
- a CDS encoding protein kinase domain-containing protein, with protein MTQTQQHCSTPDHLLTFLRGQLNSREESELQLHLNDCVVCRERLDIAAADADAWNEAKQFFGNRALHESTDDSTGGHDEATQGAQCIRQVLDTLAPTDDPESLGRIGGYEVSGVVGSGGMGVVLKAHDRSLDRVVAVKVMSPHLASSGSARKRFAREAKAAAAVLHPNVIAIHSVASEDANPFLVMPYVRGTSLQKRIDSQGPLPLKDTLRIGAQIAAGLAAAHEQGLVHRDIKPANILLEEGVERVTITDFGLARAVDDASMTRSGVIAGTPQYMSPEQTRGEPIDARSDLFSLGSVLYAMCAGRLPFRAETTYGVLHRIANDDPTPVCEINSDVPEWLGRIIERLMAKRAEDRFESADQVAELLEGCLAHVQQPAAVQLPEAVIELALNRTRRPPIGKFIAAAAGGVALFFAGILIVLELGKGTLTIESEIDDVPIRIVQGTEVVEELTVSKSGESVRVAAGNYKIEIGGQIDGLALDNGSVTLQRGGNDVVRILKVAPVTNALGDWPYGRLMKDLQQTKPPGGVPVIPSGATIRVSMGNELTRRLEAAPDGVLDKWIGELERITGDKLKGEMARQACRTYIVNHLGVLFDNGKWNTPRADQLFFRARLISTSEAKAWKQAFESLLGEAIGQTDKANLNGGPSYAVPLVVISTDALFEIDEESVNSGFSDTQEKHSKDAAVKYRKRLSQLSKQDIATWRSKVDRFGGTRLDAAINIVLLDDYFVDEIFQGGDFAATLGGKSPVGSTDRVIDSAEDKRHAPQTRLECEAHPQDVIALQIGATKHNEPLEWTSTATEMGPFSVTITDEKVLRDDGSWGLGFTFKTQDAKRRTSTRYIAMAKGGPLPIGKFYLYKYEPNTLLDLHASVKVGEIKYPDGTSAPVSVTAIAANDTMVVLPVRVLTIDNGNNVLLSTASIEVSTDAISYNERLVFDPQYVNLDIEKYIKAKVHKSVDVVIPLDAAIHTNELMKANVGHSLLSLTAHDVMARTSVDGPFFKADSAFAHFCRLQSYEADVVNGKKVWLAKFTIPLAYSRTGTRKVQVIEADGKAVWKTEDGEQHYDQQVSQEEIDRLLKDSVQFRLDHYQGQPPRQVPIVKGRSAPKTYTDSGFNFGKLEQSGGMGAIGEQSKPEELSQTEQPPVELSPAEQALSELEAESNQLWSAYQQASEDAADDVELNRVYEQMDPRHLMPSKYLAMEEKYRGTDEGLKALVQVCSMARSVAGANSPAGKGRREAVKRVIEHYLHREGLESIIASLGGGPWVPQADELLQALVEKSPFRKTQAEALIAQINFGKETLMVESQMPKVRAAVQDRMKEAPPALRDEFEQRLKSLENTDFNQLRRDLNEQLGRLAKLYSDVTVDHYGTGGTAAQRLSHAINKVIIGQPAPELEAFDIDGKPFRLSELRGKHVVLMFALSVNDDYGDMYAPMRQLVAKYKQAPVRVVGIMSNADQTHLHAAAKRGDLNWTVIPQPLNGPLQLDWGIEGYPTVYIVDADGTLHSPLHMPYYGEGGYDTAEIDEAMKGLLREHYKNASKSRAADE; from the coding sequence ATGACACAGACCCAACAACATTGCAGCACCCCCGACCATCTGCTCACGTTCCTGCGAGGGCAACTGAATTCCCGGGAGGAGTCCGAACTGCAACTGCATTTGAATGATTGCGTCGTGTGTCGTGAGCGACTTGATATCGCAGCGGCGGATGCGGACGCATGGAACGAAGCCAAGCAGTTTTTTGGAAACAGAGCCTTGCACGAATCGACTGACGATTCAACAGGCGGCCACGATGAGGCGACTCAAGGGGCACAGTGCATCCGACAAGTGCTCGATACGCTCGCGCCGACCGATGATCCAGAATCGCTGGGTCGCATCGGTGGCTATGAAGTCAGCGGAGTCGTTGGTTCTGGCGGCATGGGAGTTGTTCTGAAAGCCCATGATCGATCGCTCGATCGCGTCGTGGCCGTGAAAGTCATGTCGCCGCATCTGGCCAGCAGCGGTTCGGCCCGCAAACGATTCGCTCGCGAAGCCAAAGCGGCCGCTGCGGTCCTTCATCCCAATGTCATCGCCATTCACAGTGTCGCCAGCGAGGATGCGAATCCCTTTCTGGTGATGCCGTACGTGCGCGGAACTTCGTTGCAAAAGCGGATCGATTCACAGGGGCCATTGCCGCTGAAAGACACATTGCGGATTGGCGCTCAAATCGCCGCCGGGCTCGCCGCCGCTCATGAGCAAGGCTTGGTGCATCGCGACATCAAGCCCGCGAACATCCTGCTTGAGGAAGGCGTCGAGCGAGTCACAATCACCGACTTTGGCTTGGCGCGAGCCGTCGATGACGCGTCGATGACCCGCAGCGGTGTGATTGCAGGCACGCCGCAGTACATGTCTCCCGAGCAGACTCGCGGCGAGCCGATCGATGCTCGCAGCGATCTGTTTTCACTCGGCAGTGTGTTGTACGCCATGTGCGCTGGTCGATTGCCGTTCCGTGCCGAGACGACTTACGGAGTGTTGCATCGCATCGCTAATGACGATCCAACTCCGGTTTGCGAAATCAACTCCGATGTCCCTGAATGGCTCGGTCGCATTATCGAGCGACTCATGGCCAAGCGAGCTGAAGATCGCTTTGAATCAGCGGATCAAGTTGCCGAGTTGCTGGAAGGATGTTTGGCTCATGTGCAGCAACCGGCAGCGGTTCAATTGCCTGAGGCAGTTATTGAGCTAGCGCTAAATAGGACTCGCCGCCCTCCGATCGGAAAATTCATCGCCGCGGCAGCCGGTGGCGTTGCTCTGTTCTTCGCGGGGATATTGATCGTGCTAGAGTTAGGCAAAGGCACGTTGACGATTGAATCGGAAATCGACGATGTTCCGATTCGCATCGTTCAGGGCACGGAGGTTGTTGAAGAACTGACCGTCTCGAAATCCGGTGAGTCCGTTCGCGTCGCAGCCGGGAACTATAAAATCGAGATCGGCGGTCAGATAGACGGGCTTGCGCTCGACAACGGCTCGGTCACACTGCAGCGAGGCGGAAACGACGTTGTCCGTATCTTGAAAGTGGCTCCAGTAACAAATGCCTTGGGCGATTGGCCTTATGGGCGTTTGATGAAAGACCTCCAGCAGACCAAGCCGCCCGGCGGAGTGCCGGTAATTCCATCCGGCGCAACGATTCGTGTTTCCATGGGAAATGAACTGACCAGACGTTTGGAAGCCGCGCCAGACGGTGTACTTGACAAGTGGATTGGCGAATTGGAGCGAATCACAGGCGACAAGCTGAAGGGCGAAATGGCGCGGCAGGCATGTCGCACCTACATCGTCAATCACCTGGGCGTCCTGTTCGACAATGGAAAATGGAACACGCCGCGGGCCGATCAACTGTTCTTTCGAGCTCGATTGATTTCGACATCGGAAGCCAAAGCTTGGAAGCAAGCTTTTGAGTCTTTGCTGGGTGAAGCCATCGGCCAAACGGACAAAGCGAATCTCAATGGTGGTCCGAGCTACGCCGTGCCACTTGTTGTAATCTCTACCGACGCGTTATTCGAGATTGATGAGGAGAGTGTGAATTCAGGATTTTCGGACACTCAAGAGAAGCACAGCAAGGACGCAGCGGTCAAGTACCGCAAGCGACTTAGCCAACTTTCAAAGCAAGACATCGCGACATGGAGGAGCAAAGTCGATCGCTTTGGCGGAACCAGGTTGGACGCTGCCATCAATATCGTTTTGCTGGACGACTATTTCGTCGACGAAATATTTCAAGGCGGTGATTTTGCAGCAACGCTTGGAGGTAAGAGTCCAGTGGGCTCTACCGATCGGGTTATTGATTCCGCCGAAGATAAACGGCACGCTCCCCAAACACGACTGGAGTGCGAGGCGCATCCACAAGACGTGATCGCATTGCAGATTGGAGCAACGAAACACAACGAGCCGCTCGAATGGACGAGCACGGCAACGGAAATGGGGCCGTTTTCGGTGACGATCACGGACGAGAAAGTACTGCGCGACGACGGTTCGTGGGGGCTGGGCTTCACGTTTAAGACGCAGGACGCCAAGAGGCGGACGTCCACTAGGTACATCGCAATGGCCAAGGGCGGACCGCTGCCGATCGGCAAGTTTTACCTCTACAAGTACGAGCCGAACACGCTGCTGGATTTGCACGCCTCCGTCAAGGTTGGAGAGATCAAGTACCCCGACGGAACCTCAGCACCGGTATCCGTTACGGCAATCGCAGCGAACGACACAATGGTCGTTTTACCGGTTCGCGTTCTAACGATTGATAATGGAAACAACGTGTTATTGTCCACTGCTTCGATCGAGGTCAGCACTGATGCGATATCCTACAACGAGCGACTCGTTTTCGATCCGCAATACGTGAACCTAGACATCGAGAAATACATCAAGGCAAAAGTCCACAAATCGGTGGATGTCGTTATTCCGCTGGATGCAGCGATTCACACAAACGAACTTATGAAAGCGAATGTTGGGCACAGTCTACTGAGCCTAACTGCTCACGATGTTATGGCTCGGACCTCCGTCGACGGCCCCTTCTTCAAAGCAGACTCGGCATTTGCGCATTTTTGTCGATTGCAGTCCTATGAAGCTGATGTGGTCAACGGAAAAAAGGTCTGGCTAGCAAAATTCACGATTCCGTTGGCATATTCGCGGACGGGCACTCGAAAGGTGCAGGTGATAGAGGCTGACGGTAAAGCAGTCTGGAAAACGGAAGATGGTGAGCAGCACTATGATCAACAGGTATCCCAAGAAGAAATTGACCGTCTGCTCAAAGACAGCGTCCAGTTCAGGCTGGACCATTACCAAGGTCAACCGCCAAGACAAGTACCAATAGTCAAAGGCCGATCAGCTCCAAAGACGTATACTGACTCCGGCTTCAATTTTGGCAAACTAGAGCAGTCTGGCGGGATGGGTGCGATTGGCGAGCAAAGCAAACCAGAGGAACTGTCTCAAACGGAACAGCCACCAGTTGAACTCTCTCCTGCGGAACAAGCTTTATCCGAGCTGGAGGCGGAGTCCAACCAACTCTGGTCCGCCTACCAGCAAGCATCCGAAGACGCTGCCGACGATGTCGAACTCAATCGAGTGTACGAGCAGATGGACCCTCGCCATCTCATGCCTTCGAAATACCTGGCGATGGAAGAAAAGTACCGCGGCACCGACGAGGGGCTGAAGGCACTGGTGCAAGTTTGCAGTATGGCCCGCAGTGTTGCTGGTGCGAATTCGCCCGCTGGCAAAGGACGAAGGGAAGCGGTCAAGCGAGTGATTGAACACTATCTTCATCGAGAAGGTTTAGAATCCATCATCGCAAGCCTGGGCGGTGGGCCTTGGGTTCCACAAGCGGACGAGCTTCTGCAAGCACTCGTGGAAAAGAGTCCCTTTCGGAAGACGCAAGCCGAGGCACTGATTGCCCAGATTAATTTTGGCAAAGAGACGCTAATGGTCGAGTCGCAAATGCCAAAGGTTCGTGCTGCCGTCCAGGATCGGATGAAAGAGGCACCGCCGGCACTGCGTGATGAGTTTGAACAACGCCTCAAATCGCTGGAAAACACGGACTTCAATCAGTTGCGTCGCGACCTGAACGAACAGTTGGGACGACTCGCCAAACTCTATTCCGATGTAACCGTTGACCACTATGGCACTGGCGGCACAGCGGCTCAACGACTTTCACATGCGATCAACAAGGTCATCATAGGCCAACCTGCCCCAGAACTTGAGGCATTCGATATCGATGGCAAGCCGTTTCGTTTGAGTGAACTGCGCGGCAAGCACGTTGTTTTGATGTTCGCACTGAGTGTGAACGATGACTATGGCGACATGTACGCTCCGATGCGCCAGTTGGTAGCCAAATACAAGCAAGCTCCCGTGCGTGTGGTTGGGATCATGAGCAACGCCGATCAAACGCACCTGCACGCAGCGGCGAAACGTGGTGACCTCAATTGGACGGTCATTCCACAACCGCTCAATGGCCCACTTCAACTGGATTGGGGCATCGAAGGCTATCCAACAGTCTACATCGTCGACGCCGATGGCACGCTGCATTCTCCATTGCATATGCCATATTACGGTGAGGGCGGCTATGACACGGCAGAGATAGACGAAGCGATGAAAGGACTACTCAGAGAACACTATAAGAATGCATCAAAATCGCGGGCAGCCGATGAATGA